The following proteins are encoded in a genomic region of Montipora foliosa isolate CH-2021 chromosome 8, ASM3666993v2, whole genome shotgun sequence:
- the LOC137968575 gene encoding uncharacterized protein produces the protein MVNTCNVCKIFSTKPYGATVTADMPQFRVEASRPFETTGVDFAGPIAFKIAKKEQGKCYILLFTCATSRAVHLELTKTQTAEEFQRKLNLFIARRTRPKVIISDNASVFKSTATWMKNIRKSERLKDYLARQDINWRFNLSRSPWWGGMYERLIKDVKKTLHKTLGRTHLTYEQLEAVVIDVEKNLNNRPLTYLDSNGGEERVLTPNGLMWGQNAHPIEGEEDEEETSALNKRLREAKNHAWKRWRHEYVHSLMETHRITCKTAKVPDIGEIVLIVADEKNRGEWKKGKVVRHIRGKDGVVRGLSLLHKGHHIDRPLNLVCSLEIRQAVASDRGVPTAQSQPPERTRIRRQPAETAKEKIRQVIANEEDD, from the coding sequence ATGGTCAACACGTGCAACGTTTGCAAGATTTTTAGCACGAAACCTTATGGAGCTACAGTAACAGCAGACATGCCACAGTTCCGCGTGGAAGCCAGTAGACCCTTTGAGACTACAGGAGTAGATTTTGCTGGACCTATCGCTTTCAAGATCGCAAAGAAGGAGCAGGGAAAGTGTTACATTTTGCTGTTTACTTGCGCCACGTCAAGGGCGGTGCATTTAGAATTGACGAAGACTCAGACGGCAGAAGAATTTCAGAGAAAGTTAAACTTGTTCATAGCCAGGAGAACAAGGCCCAAGGTCATTATATCAGATAACGCCTCAGTGTTCAAGTCTACAGCAACCTGGATGAAGAACATCAGAAAGAGCGAAAGGTTAAAGGACTACCTGGCCAGACAAGACATAAACTGGCGATTCAACCTATCCAGATCCCCTTGGTGGGGAGGCATGTACGAACGGTTGATCAAGGACGTGAAGAAAACCCTGCACAAGACACTGGGCCGGACACACCTTACTTATGAGCAACTCGAGGCTGTGGTTATCGACGTCGAGAAGAATTTGAACAACCGGCCCTTAACCTACCTTGACAGCAATGGAGGGGAAGAACGAGTGTTAACTCCAAACGGTTTGATGTGGGGGCAAAATGCCCACCCTATTGAGggagaagaagatgaagaagaaacaaGTGCACTAAACAAGCGGCTGAGGGAGGCTAAAAATCATGCTTGGAAGAGATGGAGACATGAATATGTCCACAGCCTAATGGAGACTCACCGAATCACTTGCAAGACTGCAAAGGTACCAGACATCGGAGAAATTGTATTGATAGTCGCAGACGAGAAAAATAGAGGAGAGTGGAAAAAGGGAAAGGTCGTACGACATATTCGAGGAAAAGATGGAGTTGTCCGAGGATTATCGTTGCTTCACAAGGGACACCACATTGACAGACCGCTTAACCTCGTCTGCTCATTGGAAATAAGACAGGCAGTAGCGAGCGACAGAGGAGTGCCAACCGCGCAAAGCCAACCGCCTGAGCGAACGAGAATCAGAAGACAACCAGCTGAAACAGCCAAAGAGAAGATTCGTCAAGTCATTGCGAACGAGGAAGATGACTGA
- the LOC138013257 gene encoding P2X purinoceptor 7-like produces the protein MPTETESLCCQEMDVLGDRLDLEGMQYKCIIEHESFRPVCLQPDVLKTALVELHQVRSDRLQDPPPNASMRLAGYRQFTWWTYNRLGKGNRCVIPSCVVWAIRREYPEESGIYTGYKDAEGNYSWPG, from the exons ATGCCAACGGAAACTGAAAGTCTTTGTTGCCAGGAGATGGACGTTCTCGGAGATCGCTTGGACCTCGAAG GAATGCAATACAAGTGCATAATCGAGCATGAATCATTTCGACCGGTTTGCCTGCAACCAGATGTTTTAAAAACAGCTCTTGTTGAGCTCCATCAAGTTCGGAGCGATCGTCTACAAGATCCCCCGCCAAATGC GAGTATGAGATTAGCTGGATACCGTCAGTTTACGTGGTGGACGTACAACAGACTGGGAAAAGGAAACAGATGCGTTATCCCGTCTTGTGTTGTTTGGGCCATCCGAAGAGAGTACCCGGAGGAAAGTGGCATCTATACTGGATATAAGGATGCGGAGGGGAACTATTCATGGCCGGGATaa
- the LOC137968574 gene encoding uncharacterized protein yields MNMKLRQKEQLKAEYTHIIEEQLEEGIVERIPSEPTGKRVFYLPHKAVVRTEAVTTKVRMVFDASAKPHPLAASINECMYTGPSLQPLLWDIMIRSRMSENLLLGDIKKAFLQIGIKEEDRDAFRFLFTLHGKEEHLRFARVPFGAEGSPFILGATLRYHIDQQPEDFAETAEELRTNTYVDNLMKTGGQLEEMRKFKEETTYILDDAKFKVHKWESNIKELEDQNMTNPSKILGQVWDKEDDTLEIKIPPFSDDTPVTKKTILSHLGKVYDPLGILSPTMAQGKHIYREACDEKLGWNAVVSEKLAKAWLKWIAQLRSVKVPRSLVRQCNEVKSIDLHLFADASTLACSATTIALVKQDTGTVQGLLTSKSRISKRNTTMPRLELVAGHMAANMANNVQQALTRWPVASINIWMDSTVALYWLMNPGRNWKVFVANRVRKIATITEKLNVSWKYCPTDKNIADLGSRGASVDKMEKGDWFTGPEWLQHEEKWPEQPTLARSKEASEEEKPLKEVVASAREHKPDEWDQLLEGKPYWTLLRVTAWAIRFKNNTLAKKEMRKARKGALCTDEIRQAKELWVRRAQKRIPQDTETPGWRLVEDKETGVLKCIGRIPGYRPTYLEGCLLTQKLIRHVHSEIKHLGVANTRAEIRKE; encoded by the coding sequence ATGAATATGAAACTAAGACAAAAGGAACAGTTAAAGGCTGAGTACACACACATAATTGAAGAACAGCTAGAAGAAGGGATAGTCGAAAGAATCCCAAGCGAACCAACGGGCAAACGAGTATTCTATTTGCCACATAAGGCTGTCGTTCGAACAGAAGCTGTCACAACGAAAGTCAGAATGGTGTTTGATGCCAGTGCCAAACCTCATCCTCTAGCTGCAAGCATAAACGAATGCATGTACACTGGCCCATCCCTCCAACCCCTTCTGTGGGACATAATGATTAGATCAAGGATGTCTGAGAACCTACTGCTGGGAGATATCAAGAAAGCATTCCTACAAATCGGAATAAAGGAGGAAGACAGGGACGCTTTCCGGTTTCTTTTCACCCTACACGGAAAAGAGGAGCATCTGCGATTTGCAAGGGTACCATTTGGTGCAGAAGGCAGTCCCTTCATTTTAGGAGCCACTCTGAGATACCACATTGATCAACAGCCGGAAGATTTTGCGGAGACAGCAGAAGAGTTGAGAACTAACACTTACGTAGACAACCTTATGAAGACAGGAGGACAGCTTGAGGAAATGAGGAAGTTTAAAGAAGAGACCACTTACATACTCGATGATGCAAAGTTCAAAGTGCACAAGTGGGAGTCAAACATAAAAGAGTTGGAAGATCAGAATATGACAAACCCCAGCAAAATACTAGGACAGGTTTGGGACAAGGAAGACGACACCTTAGAAATCAAGATTCCACCATTCAGTGACGATACGCCGGTCACAAAGAAAACCATCCTTAGTCACCTTGGAAAAGTGTATGATCCGCTAGGCATCCTATCCCCAACGATGGCTCAAGGAAAACACATCTACAGAGAGGCTTGTGATGAGAAATTGGGATGGAATGCGGTGGTGTCTGAGAAGCTAGCGAAAGCCTGGTTGAAGTGGATAGCTCAACTTCGAAGTGTAAAGGTCCCTAGAAGCCTTGTTAGACAGTGCAATGAAGTCAAATCTATTGATCTCCACCTTTTTGCCGACGCAAGCACCCTGGCCTGTTCTGCAACAACGATAGCCCTAGTTAAGCAAGATACTGGCACAGTGCAAGGACTACTGACCTCGAAGTCAAGAATCTCCAAGAGAAACACTACGATGCCCAGACTAGAACTGGTGGCAGGACACATGGCAGCAAACATGGCCAATAACGTGCAACAAGCTCTAACTAGGTGGCCCGTTGCTTCCATCAACATATGGATGGACAGTACAGTGGCACTCTATTGGCTGATGAATCCTGGAAGAAATTGGAAGGTGTTTGTGGCAAATCGAGTCCGGAAGATCGCAACAATAACAGAGAAGCTCAATGTTTCTTGGAAATATTGCCCAACAGACAAGAACATAGCCGACCTAGGAAGTAGAGGCGCGTCGGTAGACAAGATGGAGAAAGGGGATTGGTTCACTGGACCCGAGTGGTTACAGCACGAAGAAAAATGGCCAGAACAACCTACACTAGCGCGTTCAAAAGAGGCAAGCGAGGAAGAAAAGCCACTGAAAGAGGTCGTAGCGAGCGCTAGAGAACACAAGCCTGACGAGTGGGATCAGTTGTTGGAAGGCAAACCGTACTGGACTTTACTGAGAGTCACTGCCTGGGCCATAAGATTCAAAAATAACACGTTGGCAAAGAAAGAGATGAGAAAAGCGCGGAAAGGAGCGTTGTGTACTGACGAAATCAGGCAAGCCAAGGAACTATGGGTGAGAAGAGCGCAGAAGAGAATTCCGCAAGATACAGAGACACCAGGGTGGAGATTGGTAGAAGATAAAGAAACGGGCGTACTCAAGTGCATTGGAAGGATTCCTGGTTACAGACCAACTTACCTCGAAGGTTGTCTACTGACGCAGAAGTTAATCCGACATGTTCACTCAGAGATCAAACATTTGGGAGTGGCCAACACTAGGGCAGAAATAAGGAAAGAATAG